AGGCTGGCGTCCCCCAGGCTGGCAAAGCGATAGCCGGCGGCCAACGCCTCTTCATATACTTGCAGCACCAGTTCCCGCCCTGCAAAGGCGCACACCAGCATCAGCAAGGTGGACCGGGGCAGGTGGAAGTTGGTCAGCAGGGCGTCCACCACCCGGAACTCAAAGCCCGGGTAGATGAACAAATCGGTCCAGCCCTCGAAGGGGGCGATGGTCCCGCTCCCGGCGGGCGCCCCCCGGGCGGCCGTCTCCAGGGCCCGGGCCACGGTGGTGCCCACGGCCACCACCCGGCGGCGGCGCTCCCGGGCCGCCGCCACCGCCCGCACCACTTCCGGGGGAACCCGGATGTACTCGGGCGCCAGGCGGTGCCGGGCCACCTCCTCCACCCGCACAGGCTGGAAGGTGCCCGGGCCCACATGGAGGGTCAAGGTGGCCGTCTCCACCCCCCGGGCGGCCACGGCCGCCAGCAGTTCGGGAGTGAAGTGGAGTCCTGCCGTAGGCGCCGCCAGGGACCCTTCCCGGCGGGCAAACATGGTCTGGTACTCCTGGTGGGGCACGTCCCGCTTCAAGTAGGGGGGCAGGGGCAGCTTGCCCCAGGCCGCCAGGGCGTGGGGCAAGGGGGTGCCGTCATCGGCCCACAGGGCTACCCGCCGGGTGCCCTGGGGGAGCACCTCCAGCACCCGGCCCCGGATCTTGCCCTGGGCCAGCTCCAATTCCACCTGGGGCTGGAGGCGCCGTCCCGGCCGGGCCAGGCAGTCCCAAACCTCGGCGCCCGGCTTAGCGGGCCACGGGCCCACCCGGTCCAGGAGCACCAGTTCCACCCGGCCGCCCCCCGGCAGGCGTCGTCCGGGGAGGCGGGCCGGCCGCACCTTGGTGTCGTTCACCACCAGCAGGTCGCCGGGATCCAGCCAGCGGGGCAGTTGGTCCATGCGGCTGTGGCTGACGGTCCCCGTATCCACACGGCACACCAGCAGGCGGCTGTGGTGGGGAGGATCCGCCGGCGTCTGGGCGATGCGCTCCTGGGGCAGGTTGTAGTCGAATTGGGAAACGAGCAGGGGTGCCGGCATAAACAGCCTCATTCTCTGGATGGTGGTCCCGCTCAGCGCCGGGCCAGCAGGTTGAGCAGCAAGGTCAGCAGGAGGCTGAGCAAGAGGGAGGTGGCCAAGGGGAAAAACACGGTGACGGGCCCCCGCCGCCAGACGATGTCGCCGGGCAGCCGGCCCAAGCCCAGGCGCCCCGCCAGGATCAGGACGAGCCCCAGCAGAAACAGCGCCCCCCCGATGTACATGAACAGACGGCCTATCTGGCCCAAACCGGACATGATCCTGCCTCCCGGGCATATTCTACCAAAGGGCCCGGGCCCCGGGGTAAGGCCCCCCTGCTCCCCGCCGTCACGGGTCCTTGGGGGCGCCGTGGCTCAAACCTTCGAGAAACTGCCAGATCTGCCGCTCGCCGTGGACCACCACGCCCTCCTCCAGCAGGCTGCGGTCGCCGGGCAGGAGGTCGGCGGCCGAGAGGCCGGTTTCGGCGTAGATCTCCCCTTCCGCCGCCGTTCCCCGGTAGACGACGATGCGGCCTTGGGCGATGCCCAAGGTAAAGGTGGCCCCCGTGTCGGGGCACGGTTCGCCGGTGGACCGGCGCAGTACCACCTGGTCATCGCCGAACTGGGCGATGTGCCACCCCTCCAGCAGTTGGGCCAGCCCTTCCCGGGTAAAGCCGGCCCGGGTCCTGCCGGCCGGCTCCACCCGGCTGAACAGAAGCCTGCATTCGGTATAAAAGGATTCGAAACGCAGGACGGTTTCCGGGCGGGTCACCACCGGCAGCAGGCTTTCCTGGTCCAGGCCCGCCTCCACCAGGGAGCCGGGCCCGCCGGGATCGCCGGCGGCCCGCTGCCGCCACCCGGACAGGGCGTAGCCGCCCAGCATCCCCACCAGGAAGGTGGCGGCCAGGGCCAG
The window above is part of the Sphingobacteriaceae bacterium genome. Proteins encoded here:
- the queA gene encoding tRNA preQ1(34) S-adenosylmethionine ribosyltransferase-isomerase QueA, producing the protein MPAPLLVSQFDYNLPQERIAQTPADPPHHSRLLVCRVDTGTVSHSRMDQLPRWLDPGDLLVVNDTKVRPARLPGRRLPGGGRVELVLLDRVGPWPAKPGAEVWDCLARPGRRLQPQVELELAQGKIRGRVLEVLPQGTRRVALWADDGTPLPHALAAWGKLPLPPYLKRDVPHQEYQTMFARREGSLAAPTAGLHFTPELLAAVAARGVETATLTLHVGPGTFQPVRVEEVARHRLAPEYIRVPPEVVRAVAAARERRRRVVAVGTTVARALETAARGAPAGSGTIAPFEGWTDLFIYPGFEFRVVDALLTNFHLPRSTLLMLVCAFAGRELVLQVYEEALAAGYRFASLGDASLWLRGEG
- a CDS encoding DUF2905 family protein translates to MSGLGQIGRLFMYIGGALFLLGLVLILAGRLGLGRLPGDIVWRRGPVTVFFPLATSLLLSLLLTLLLNLLARR